Proteins co-encoded in one bacterium genomic window:
- a CDS encoding type II and III secretion system protein, giving the protein VPDGHTIVVGGLEVDSETEAVSRLPLLGRLPILGALFRNTSTGHTKSRFFVFLRCSVLQHERFEDLKYLSKDDIDAATLDDGLPVLEPRIMR; this is encoded by the coding sequence GTGCCCGACGGTCACACGATCGTCGTCGGCGGATTGGAGGTGGACTCGGAGACCGAGGCGGTGTCGCGACTGCCCTTGCTGGGAAGGCTCCCGATTCTCGGCGCGCTGTTCCGCAACACTTCGACCGGCCACACCAAGAGCCGCTTCTTTGTCTTCCTGCGCTGCAGCGTGCTCCAGCACGAGCGGTTCGAGGACCTCAAGTATCTGAGCAAGGACGACATTGACGCAGCCACGCTCGATGACGGCCTCCCCGTGCTGGAGCCGAGGATCATGCGATGA